The Pyrenophora tritici-repentis strain M4 chromosome 8, whole genome shotgun sequence genome contains a region encoding:
- a CDS encoding Scm3 multi-domain protein translates to MESPAKRMRILQSVEVDEENEEYINAKRKQQQKFKGRLESIFDKYGSMHESMSDEIDMKLNRVVVDRGHLRRLKRQVNRKETMLLDTLGLTVGHEPEEQCEEEEEKVEDSEDELALTQPVKSKGGRPGQDKHGEAIQPAQDKAQHSDASHPASYQPYPSATSIPQLTSPQAPNTPNPTANLLQLVQFPQTPAGQQAQTAFYTTLTQTINQAIHQAVVPLFAGLLPSNAPIPFATAAPPPTTPITTSDKVAPATDPKWFFPPLSAKGNHNPVAQSSPLPTLPASTAVPAAQEAIIRQDGDGVLQQPREEQAVDNQPAKKQTSNERAWNLVGTRIHQSSPTVPRRSSPRVEIQRRIARHIVKKYHFTHEDDVYISKRRLIDGMTWPHIKASKKKWEQWPLKALHNRWSRIKNDNLHVQEAPVVLVGSPIQGNDHSSVTQAELPSVQTHHLPTPSSSEHEDNQQDKMESTQEEGNYNILSSSTHFDDDERDLLSLAGDDLAEDQLLMPRDDTPDPVPEDVIIPSIETRDFIDEEQLQQDLLATKVKKESVTSSPISTRKPDKAPASWGVVPDSEAEDDEDGSAKTDPTTPTITTSAKSLAPHQQSPHATHNTAHGNSNSIDLVDDDNFPTPATPQIKRETSTPPSKLPLYPANTDNSTKPPTYARLFGLKICV, encoded by the exons ATGGAGTCGCCGGCAAAGCGCATGCGCATTCTGCAGTCGGTCGAAGTCGACGAGGAGAATGAAGAGTACATCAACGCGAAGAGGAAGCAGCAGCAAAAGTTCAAGGGCCGCCTAGAGTCCATCTTCGACAAGTATGGAAGCATGCACGAATCAATGAGCGATGAGATCGACATGAAGTTGAATAGAGTCGTCGTGGATAGAGGGCATCTGCGCCGACTGAAGCGTCAGGTCAACCGAAAGGAAACCATGCTATTGGACACTCTAGGACTGACAGTTGGACATGAGCCAGAGGAACAATgtgaagaggaggaggagaaggtTGAGGATTCAGAGGACGAACTGGCTCTGACACAGCCAGTAAAGTCTAAAGGTGGGCGGCCTGGACAGGACAAGCATGGAGAAGCGATTCAGCCTGCGCAAGACAAAGCGCAACATAGCGACGCGAGTCATCCGGCATCATATCAGCCATACCCTTCGGCGACATCGATACCGCAATTGACCTCACCGCAAGCGCCCAACACGCCGAACCCGACCGCGAACCTCCTGCAACTCGTTCAATTTCCACAAACGCCTGCGGGACAGCAGGCACAAACTGCTTTCTACACAACCTTGACGCAAACCATCAACCAGGCCATACACCAAGCTGTAGTCCCGCTATTTGCAGGCCTACTGCCATCGAATGCCCCGATACCCTTCGCGACCGCCGCCCCACCGCCGACCACACCTATAACAACCAGCGACAAGGTTGCGCCAGCAACAGACCCCAAGTGGTTCTTTCCTCCACTTTCTGCCAAAGGAAACCACAATCCAGTTGCTCAGTCGAGTCCCCTGCCAACCCTCCCAGCCTCCACAGCAGTTCCGGCAGCGCAAGAGGCAATTATTCGACAAGATGGAGATGGTGTGCTACAGCAACCGCGTGAAGAACAAGCTGTTGACAATCAGCCTGCTAAGAAACAAACTTCAAACGAAAGGGCATGGAATTTGGTTGGTACAAGAATACACCAAAGCTCGCCGACTGTACCACGCCGAAGCAGTCCACGCGTTGAGATACAGAGGCGGATAGCACGGCATATAGTCAAGAAATACCATTTCACTCATGAAGATGATGTGTATATCAGCAAGCGTAGGTTAATAGATGGAATGACCTGGCCCCATATCAAGGCCAGCAAGAAAAAATGGGAACAGTGGCCACTGAAAGCTTTACATAACCGTTGGAGTCGAATCAAGAATGATAACTTACACGTACAAGAGGCACCAGTAGTCCTCGTGGGCAGCCCTATTCAGGGTAACGACCATAGCTCTGTTACACAGGCTGAACTCCCGTCGGTGCAGACTCACCATCTCCCAACTCCGAGCTCTTCTGAGCATGAAGATAATCAGCAAGATAAGATGGAATCGACACAAGAAGAAGGCAACTACAACATCCTCTCATCAAGCACGCACTTCGATGATGACGAAAGGGACCTTTTATCATTAGCGGGCGACGACTTGGCTGAGGATCAGCTCCTGATGCCGAGAGATGATACACCGGATCCCGTACCAGAAGACGTCATAATCCCTTCTATAGAAACGAGGGACTTCATCGACGAGGAGCAGCTACAGCAAGACTTACTCGCTA CCAAAGTAAAGAAAGAGTCTGTAACCTCTTCCCCAATATCAACACGGAAACCGGACAAGGCACCAGCCAGTTGGGGAGTAGTGCCCGACTCGGAAGCAGAAGACGACGAAGATGGCTCAGCGAAAACGGATCCGACCACACCCACGATCACAACTAGTGCCAAGAGCCTCGCTCCGCACCAACAGAGCCCACACGCCACGCACAACACGGCACATGGCAATAGCAATTCCATTGACCTTGTTGACGATGACAATTTCCCAACACCGGCCACCCCGCAGATAAAGCGCGAGACCAGCACACCCCCCAGCAAACTTCCTCTCTACCCTGCAAACACCGATAACTCAACCAAACCGCCTACTTATGCTCGACTCTTCGGGCTCAAAATCTGCGTCTAA
- a CDS encoding Ago-hook domain containing protein, with amino-acid sequence MPSLKDLSCAIELSEPQKALEEFGTIYGDGFVETFVPVPSKPQSFSVHLTSNKFIAPGVAIFVYVDGVYQCNRNRQDLKLRKPSDSRSLVDFRVRQKEERQGDGSMIAREWAFDKLNITSADDAPSLCSPNILENIGCIEVIVLRCAGIRNAQSGATMNFDGAGDYLDQHFGLDGSSGPSNEKSMYDDRLPLFHNFGNGFSPPPPLSSYRQPYVESDDSRKASSSRNRRSAHGAQGVPPQASVTHHTQLRSRYTESVSPGARRTSEICPPGFQYGSGPIPRDGEPFRQRATDARTSKVPFQDPVWLNEVITTAVKQGLEESRRIEAQSEGRAGKKKIHSDVDIKNHLPGAWPTSPVAVTPEPYKRSQPAAFSVHERDSDHGSKWNDSQGGWSQHKSQSKAGSRVTWSAEPFSETDSSSHRGWKLHEETPSDSWDTEETWATNKAHTWEASDPVSQSQPPAVLSHYNVKAIPPINLDTHSRQRSKLSSQQQKSRSKSRTKHSRREHGITSSSSEETGYAYLERPSDSVVSLSSSDETLRASRSRTHAPLGTKSRSKSRSRRTKSAQRDDGRRPSQASQYAPMAQPAGTHYAAASPMIKQATPIIMNAPIHLIPTQVPSWQPSVHPPSQGPQVFDPIRKQSNASNKFPPPYASSLKDLVNGTVGAEQQESRSVSSSSWGSVKKTGSVKDSWGNDDDKESGWGTTGTSGWEEKEPKPQGKNGWETTNEPMNEGQADGWKTPNEPMKDDQAEGWKTPNEPMNDDQTNVWANTDDINQVEAIAWETKDNNWVMKGDGASMKDDGVHAKNSNWGMEDNSGDKNDDGWSPKNNWGAPQTLKSEGEKEKEGTVNDATSLRSASENAVENPFVSETPWQTQTWDFQANKDHEEVVPCNDVKPAPQIPVVETPQKAASASRRYSNKSLSKYRQLRNSSTDLTTPKAHWQFPPPPLSHKLRTISENQTYIAPKEPRYIIPEKIASEKGIEHQVRPGPATEYGHVVGRPEYMDQLDKPYAVFRFKYRSRSILKALFGDQISGVEKPLPSRTTEIKKEKLKQVPQDELIDKMLKLETKLKEAQRSREKKHKHGHRHHEAEKEEEKVTKPSDQTEVMAQALTEAWVQHQSREPSEKANSQTAKSTSKEKGENIEKKGNANGAWLQSGNDGWGSNIKW; translated from the exons ATGCCCTCGCTCAAAGATCTCAGTTGCGCAATCGAGCTTTCCGAACCCCAAAAGGCACTGGAAGAATTCGGCACCATCTATGGCGATGGATTTGTAGAGACTTTCGTACCTGTACCCAGCAAGCCGCAATCATTTTCGGTCCACCTCACTTCCAACAAGTTCATCGCACCAGGCGTGGCTATCTTTGTATACGTTGACGGTGTCTACCAATGCAACCGCAATAGACAGGACTTGAAACTTCGGAAACCTTCTGATAGCCGCTCTTTGGTCGACTTCAGAGTTCGCCAAAAGGAGGAGAGACAAGGGGATGGCTCGATGATTGCGCGCGAGTGGGCATTTGACAAATTGAACATCA CATCAGCAGACGATGCACCAAGCCTATGCTCACCAAACATTCTCGAGAACATTGGTTGTATAGAAGTCATCGTGCTGCGGTGCGCGGGTATCCGCAATGCCCAATCTGGTGCGACGATGAACTTCGATGGAGCAGGTGATTACCTTGATCAGCACTTTGGTCTAGATGGGAGCTCGGGGCCCTCGAATGAAAAGTCTATGTACGACGACCGTCTGCCCCTTTTCCATAATTTCGGCAATGGCTTCAGTCCACCACCACCTTTATCCTCCTACCGCCAGCCGTATGTCGAATCGGATGATAGCCGCAAAGCATCGTCATCACGGAACCGCCGCAGCGCTCACGGTGCACAAGGCGTGCCTCCTCAAGCATCTGTCACACATCACACGCAGCTTCGTTCCAGATACACCGAGTCTGTCAGTCCTGGTGCGCGGCGCACGAGCGAAATTTGTCCACCAGGCTTTCAGTATGGTAGCGGTCCTATACCGCGCGACGGAGAGCCGTTCCGACAACGAGCGACAGATGCCAGGACGTCTAAAGTTCCCTTTCAAGATCCTGTCTGGTTGAACGAAGTGATTACTACAGCAGTGAAGCAGGGATTGGAAGAGTCGCGACGGATTGAGGCGCAGTCTGAAGGACGTGCTGGAAAGAAGAAAATTCACTCAGATGTGGACATCAAGAATCACCTACCTGGAGCATGGCCGACATCTCCAGTCGCAGTGACCCCAGAACCGTACAAACGATCTCAGCCAGCGGCTTTCTCTGTGCACGAGCGTGATAGTGATCACGGCTCGAAATGGAACGACTCTCAAGGCGGTTGGAGCCAACATAAGTCGCAAAGCAAAGCCGGCAGTCGCGTTACGTGGAGTGCTGAGCCCTTCTCCGAAACCGATTCCTCAAGTCATCGCGGATGGAAACTGCATGAAGAGACACCTTCAGATTCTTGGGATACAGAAGAGACATGGGCGACCAACAAAGCGCATACTTGGGAGGCTTCCGATCCAGTGAGCCAATCTCAGCCACCAGCTGTTCTGAGTCACTATAATGTGAAGGCCATCCCCCCAATCAATTTGGATACACACAGTCGCCAGCGTTCTAAACTCAGCTCCCAACAACAGAAGTCGCGCTCAAAATCACGTACAAAGCACTCTCGACGAGAACATGGAATCACGTCGTCTTCTTCAGAAGAAACAGGGTACGCATATCTTGAACGGCCTTCAGACTCAGTCGTCTCCTTGAGCAGCTCAGACGAAACTCTTCGGGCATCGCGTTCTCGGACTCATGCACCACTTGGAACAAAAAGCAGGTCTAAGAGCCGTTCTCGGCGTACGAAATCTGCGCAGCGAGACGACGGGCGAAGACCATCACAGGCTTCGCAGTACGCACCCATGGCGCAGCCAGCAGGAACCCATTATGCCGCTGCTTCTCCCATGATCAAACAAGCCACGCCGATTATCATGAACGCGCCAATACATCTGATCCCGACACAAGTACCCTCATGGCAGCCTAGTGTACATCCTCCAAGTCAGGGTCCGCAAGTGTTTGATCCCATACGGAAGCAAAGCAATGCTAGCAATAAATTCCCTCCCCCGTATGCATCATCGCTGAAAGATCTTGTCAATGGTACAGTGGGTGCTGAGCAGCAAGAAAGCCGTTCTGTTTCCTCTTCTAGTTGGGGAAGTGTCAAGAAGACTGGAAGTGTAAAAGATTCATGGGGAAATGATGACGACAAGGAGTCTGGCTGGGGTACTACTGGTACCTCTGGCTGGGAAGAGAAGGAACCAAAACCACAAGGCAAGAATGGCTGGGAAACCACGAACGAGCCTATGAATGAAGGTCAAGCCGATGGCTGGAAAACTCCGAATGAACCTATGAAAGACGATCAAGCGGAGGGCTGGAAAACCCCGAATGAACCTATGAACGACGATCAAACCAATGTCTGGGCCAATACCGACGACATCAACCAAGTTGAAGCCATCGCCTGGGAGACCAAGGATAACAATTGGGTCATGAAGGGCGATGGTGCCAGCATGAAGGATGACGGTGTTCATGCGAAAAATAGCAATTGGGGTATGGAGGACAATAGCGGGGATAAGAACGACGATGGTTGGAGTCCGAAGAACAACTGGGGCGCACCTCAGACACTGAAGAGTGAAGGGGAAAAGGAGAAAGAAGGTACTGTCAACGATGCGACAAGCCTGCGGTCCGCTTCGGAGAACGCCGTCGAAAATCCATTCGTCTCTGAAACACCATGGCAAACCCAGACATGGGACTTTCAGGCCAATAAAGACCATGAAGAAGTTGTCCCATGCAACGACGTCAAGCCAGCTCCGCAGATTCCAGTGGTAGAAACACCCCAAAAGGCTGCTTCAGCATCTCGTCGCTACAGCAACAAGTCCCTATCAAAATACCGCCAACTTCGTAACTCTTCTACGGACCTGACCACCCCAAAGGCGCACTGGCAATTCCCCCCTCCACCATTGTCACACAAACTTCGGACCATCTCCGAAAATCAAACTTACATTGCCCCAAAAGAGCCGCGCTACATCATCCCGGAAAAGATTGCCAGCGAAAAAGGAATTGAGCACCAGGTGCGACCTGGCCCGGCAACCGAGTACGGACATGTAGTGGGTAGGCCAGAGTACATGGATCAACTAGACAAGCCATACGCCGTATTTCGATTCAAGTACCGCAGTCGCTCTATACTTAAAGCACTGTTTGGAGATCAGATATCTGGAGTGGAGAAGCCTCTGCCATCTCGAACTACCGAAATCAAGAAGGAGAAACTCAAACAGGTCCCACAGGATGAGTTGATTGATAAGATGCTCAAGTTGGAGACGAAGCTCAAAGAAGCTCAAAGGTCTAGGGAGAAGAAACACAAGCATGGCCATCGCCACCATGAAGCAGAAaaggaggaagagaaggTAACAAAGCCCAGTGATCAAACTGAAGTTATGGCACAGGCCTTGACTGAGGCATGGGTTCAGCATCAGTCTCGCGAACCCAGCGAGAAAGCAAACAGCCAGACTGCAAAATCCACCAGTAAGGAGAAGGGTGAGAACATTGAGAAGAAGGGAAACGCCAATGGGGCATGGTTGCAGAGTGGAAACGATGGATGGGGTAGTAACATCAAATGGTGA
- a CDS encoding Glyco-hydro-62 domain containing protein, with protein MRFSLFAAAAFVASAVARSLPVDAPVTLSSRQTKLPSSFKWSSSDVLVSPKKDSHNIAGVKDPSIVEVNGVYHVFASGASDAGYTLLYFNFTDFSKANQAPFYYLDQSKIGTGYRAAPEVFYMSSQKLWYLIYQNGNAAYSTNPDISNPAGWSAPQVFYPNGTPATVTNNIGKGYWVDMWVICDSANCHLFSSDDNGHLYRSQTPVSSFPKGMSEPVIAMQTTKPNDLYEASNVYSVGGGQYLLLVECIGVKSSPGGIRYFKSWTSSNLAGPWTALAATEANPFMGAANVQFASGKSWTESFSHGEIIRTVVDQSLTIKPCSMRFLYQGISPSANANYNSLPWTLGLLTQVGNSC; from the exons ATGCGGTTCTCCCTCTTCGCCGCCGCGGCATTCGTTGCTTCGGCCGTGGCACGCAGTTTGCCTGTCGATGCACCAGTGACTTTGTCCTCTCGACAAACTAAGCTGCCCAGCTCGTTCAAGTGGTCGAGCAGCGATGTGCTGGTTTCGCCGAAAAAAGATAGCCACAACATAGCTGGTGTCAAGGACCCGTCCATCGTTGAGGTCAACGGCGTGTACCATGTTTTTGCCAGTGGGGCGAGTGATGCAGGATACACGCTTCTGTACTTCAACTTTACAGACTTTAGCAAGGCCAACCAGGCCCCGTTTTACTACCTCGATCAGAGCAAGATTGGTACTGGATACAGGGCTGCTCCCGAAGTGT TCTACATGAGCTCGCAAAAGCTCTGGTACCTCATCTACCAAAACGGCAATGCAGCTTACAGCACCAACCCGGACATCTCCAACCCAGCCGGCTGGTCCGCACCCCAAGTTTTCTACCCCAACGGCACGCCCGCCACCGTCACAAACAACATCGGAAAGGGCTACTGGGTCGACATGTGGGTCATCTGCGACAGCGCAAACTGTCATCTCTTCAGCTCCGACGACAACGGCCACCTTTACCGCAGCCAAACGCCCGTATCCTCGTTCCCCAAGGGCATGAGCGAGCCCGTCATCGCTATGCAGACCACCAAACCCAACGACCTATACGAAGCGTCCAACGTGTACAGCGTGGGAGGCGGCCAGTACCTGCTGCTGGTTGAGTGCATTGGCGTAAAGTCCTCACCCGGCGGCATCCGCTACTTCAAGTCGTGGACGAGCTCGAATTTGGCGGGGCCGTGGACAGCGTTGGCGGCGACGGAGGCAAATCCCTTCATGGGCGCGGCGAACGTGCAGTTTGCATCGGGGAAGAGCTGGACTGAGTCCTTTAGTCATGGAGAGATTATTAGGACAGTGGTTGATCAGTCCTTGACGATTAAGCCGTGCTCAATGAGGTTTTTGTACCAGGGTATTAGTCCTAGTGCTAATGCGAACTACAACTCACTGCCTTGGACTTTGGGTCTGTTGACTCAGGTGGGTAACTCTTGCTAG
- a CDS encoding zinc ion binding protein: MREIDAHFDAYEHLKHLPRDGEALHMLRKAASMVKPMMRKRGWKVGTLAEFLPDEPQLLGLNINRTERILIRLRYHYDSRQFLSMEQITDTLLHELCHIVFGPHNVDFNNLWNELRDEHQSLLMKGYTGEGFLSQGQKLGGRRIPLDEMRRQARKAAEKRKATTNSNSGGHRLGGTRPGGRDIDMRKVIADAASRRSSITEGCASGSSDAGRLVNQQEQDGFRTRAEQDDANDWAIAQALQDLMYDEEMQRLGAPTGSGGLSWDPQNGLQFDSNPPSRTASPAQNSSGLAWSRNRDVAVTSSVPQPYPTRSTTHPPQGRPLSRLVTQSSSRTQTQPEPKSTRTPSSRLISDEEEQLRRKQLPPTPPRTSPVPQPLIVPTDPDKWACPQCTLHNPLDYLACEVCGLEQPPQPIPEHRRFASGHTAPSLPRPPPQSGLRGQGATPFEPARGRLGWNCLECGTFMERQWWTCSLCGTMKLES, translated from the exons ATGCGGGAGATCGATGCGCATTTCGATGCCTACGAGCATCTGAAACATTTGCCCAGGGATGGAGAGGCACTACATATGCTTCGCAAGGCTGCATCCATGGTCAAGCCCATGATGAGGAAGCGCGGTTGGAAAGTCGGCACGTTGGCTGAATTCTTGCCGGACGAGCCTCAGCTACTAG GCCTCAATATCAACCGCACCGAGAGGATCCTCATTCGACTGCGATATCACTATGACTCTAGGCAATTTCTATCCATGGAGCAGATCACAGATACTTTGTTGCATGAACTCTGTCACATTGTCTTTGGTCCCCACAATGTAGACTTCAACAACCTCTGGAACGAACTTCGAGATGAGCATCAATCGCTTCTAATGAAGGGCTACACTGGTGAAGGCTTCTTGTCGCAAGGCCAAAAACTCGGCGGCAGACGCATACCGCTTGACGAGATGCGCCGACAGGCGAGGAAAGCCGCCGAGAAGCGCAAGGCCACTACCAATTCCAACTCTGGAGGCCATCGCCTCGGGGGTACGCGGCCTGGCGGACGTGACATAGATATGCGCAAAGTCATCGCCGATGCCGCGTCACGTCGAAGCAGTATTACCGAAGGATGTGCAAGCGGAAGCTCGGACGCAGGGAGGCTCGTCAACCAGCAAGAGCAGGATGGATTCCGAACCAGGGCTGAGCAAGATGACGCTAACGACTGGGCGATTGCGCAAGCACTGCAGGATCTCATGTATGACGAGGAGATGCAGCGGTTAGGCGCGCCGACTGGCAGCGGGGGACTAAGCTGGGATCCTCAAAATGGTCTGCAGTTTGATAGTAATCCGCCTTCACGCACTGCATCTCCTGCACAAAATTCATCGGGGTTAGCATGGTCAAGGAATAGAGACGTCGCGGTCACTTCATCCGTACCTCAGCCTTACCCGACACGTAGTACCACACATCCTCCACAAGGCCGTCCGCTATCGCGACTAGTCACACAGTCATCGTCCAGAACACAAACGCAGCCGGAACCAAAGTCTACAAGAACACCCTCCTCGCGTCTGATATCCGACGAGGAAGAGCAACTACGTAGGAAGCAACTCCCGCCCACTCCACCACGTACATCTCCCGTCCCACAGCCCCTGATTGTCCCCACTGATCCTGACAAATGGGCATGTCCGCAGTGTACGCTGCATAATCCACTCGACTACCTTGCTTGCGAGGTCTGTGGCTTGGAACAACCACCCCAGCCGATACCTGAACACAGGCGCTTCGCATCGGGACACACGGCGCCTAGTTTACCGAGACCACCACCGCAGTCTGGGTTGAGGGGACAGGGTGCGACGCCGTTTGAACCTGCGAGGGGGCGGTTAGGCTGGAATTGCTTGGAGTGTGGAACTTTCATG GAGAGACAGTGGTGGACATGTTCGCTCTGCGGGACCATGAAGCTAGAATCATAG
- a CDS encoding Short-chain alcohol dehydrogenase encodes MSSDDQQFLGVLAEYSKDVRTFTGSIWDATDAHFAHVAGYIKKSLPEGWLPERARPRPPPPSPHTITGTYLHRLQHWVSENRALTAAIVAFFGTGGFLVWRERRNYNRKRRARKASNGARTEVVVLAGPPNSPIVRSLSLDLERRGFIVYIICSSMDEEQQVLSESRADVRPLHLDVVDTMGTQDAIDRFNALLAKPHVAFSGATPHNLHLSGVILVPDLIYPTGPVETVTPELWSDALNAKVLNTIAVTQALLPTVCEFKSRVLMVTPSIIASLRPPFHSVETTIVSALEGFLASLRAELGTLGIEVLQFHLGTFDFTNVGLKQHLPTRSIASPVAWPATTRALYASNFEAQTRVAQNRGLLSQSGSSLRELHNGVFDALTQKRPRKVWRVGRGSVTYDLVGNWVPSGLVGWMMGLQRVSLDKASKPKLEDSVQLQAWERVDAIA; translated from the exons ATGTCAAGCGACGACCAGCAGTTTCTAGGCGTG CTAGCAGAGTACTCCAAAGATGTCCGCACCTTTACCGGATCGATATGGGATGCAACGGATGCGCATTTTGCCCATGTAGCTGGATACATCAAGAAGAGCCTTCCTGAAGGATGGCTTCCGGAACGCGCACGACCACGTCCACCCCCTCCATCCCCGCACACCATCACTGGCACATACTTGCATCGCCTCCAACACTGGGTATCTGAGAACCGGGCGTTGACGGCTGCGATTGTCGCCTTCTTTGGCACAGGAGGCTTTCTTGTCTGGAGAGAACGAAGAAACTACAACCGCAAGAGGCGAGCGCGGAAAGCGAGCAATGGGGCACGAACGGAGGTTGTTG TTCTTGCTGGGCCTCCCAACTCGCCCATCGTCCGATCGCTATCCCTCGACCTAGAACGACGCGGCTTTATTGTATATATTATATGCTCTAGTATGGACGAAGAGCAGCAAGTGTTGAGCGAGTCGAGGGCAGATGTGCGGCCGCTGCATCTGGACGTGGTGGATACCATGGGCACGCAGGACGCCATTGACCGTTTCAACGCTCTTCTCGCAAAGCCGCACGTCGCCTTCTCGGGGGCAACCCCGCACAACCTCCACCTCAGCGGTGTCATACTGGTGCCTGACCTCATTTATCCTACTGGCCCCGTGGAAACAGTGACCCCTGAGCTTTGGTCTGATGCCCTGAACGCCAAGGTACTCAACACTATCGCTGTCACGCAGGCACTACTGCCTACAGTCTGTGAGTTCAAATCACGCGTCTTGATGGTCACACCCAGCATCATTGCATCATTGCGGCCGCCATTTCACAGCGTAGAAACTACCATTGTAAGTGCCCTCGAGGGTTTCCTGGCCTCGCTCCGCGCTGAGCTGGGGACCCTGGGCATTGAGGTGCTGCAATTTCATCTAGGGACGTTTGATTTCACCAACGTGGGGCTCAAACAGCATCTCCCGACTAGATCGATCGCCAGTCCTGTTGCTTGGCCAGCAACAACAAGGGCCTTGTATGCGAGCAACTTTGAAGCCCAGACACGGGTCGCGCAAAACCGGGGACTGTTAAGCCAGAGCGGAAGCTCACTTCGGGAGTTACATAATGGCGTGTTCGACGCCCTCACACAAAAGCGGCCGCGAAAAGTATGGCGAGTAGGGCGCGGGAGTGTCACATATGACCTGGTGGGCAACTGGGTGCCATCTGGGCTCGTAGGATGGATGATGGGACTACAACGTGTATCCCTCGACAAGGCGTCGAAGCCAAAGCTAGAGGATAGCGTGCAACTACAAGCGTGGGAAAGAGTTGATGCGATCGCTTAG